One window from the genome of Ignavibacteria bacterium encodes:
- a CDS encoding 5'-nucleotidase C-terminal domain-containing protein → MKARTYLTVVLLAGLFNFSFAADSLTILFVNDTHTNLAPQAPRNSDLSGKIGGIARAASVIGMTKMTETNVLTLHGGDAFIGDPFFSLFFGVPELQLMGALGFDAMVVGNHEFDLGPDNLFNIFATAFPQGAPFSIISSNVQFPNETNTGLDNYIKGYAIKEYGGLRVGIFGLTTPSANYFSQPGYVKIIESDSALAACAMTQITALKEAGCELIVCLSHLGLNIDKQFFAMVPGVDIVISSHDHLKLDTPVEIVNLYTGGKTYAFQADAFLKYVGKINVVVNNGQVQPPLFHLIPLDENIPEEPTTKAIIDTLIVQLEQVYGPMFRTQVGVASGFFSEIDTNLTDTSTHHNTPVGNLVTTAFKWKTGAEIAITVGGSTSQPIQAGPIVPADLFRCIGYGANPVNNLGFRLAKINISGANLWYAMENVVSMIATDDEFVPQTAGLSFGMNVQNPPGSRITSITVNGQPIDPSQSYNLVMNEFLLMAMQNLFMIPFDVDTLYSELTEFQALTEYVISQGVINPGSGNTMSDESNKESFLPEKVKLLQNYPNPFNPSTSITYLLPATSNVNLKVFNSLGEEVMELVNELQGAGEHRVTFDAKNLPSGVYIYRLSAGSFVQSKKMILVK, encoded by the coding sequence ATGAAAGCACGCACATATTTAACCGTTGTCCTCCTCGCAGGACTTTTTAATTTCTCATTCGCAGCAGACAGCCTTACAATTCTGTTTGTTAATGATACCCACACAAACCTCGCCCCTCAGGCACCAAGAAATTCCGACTTGTCAGGGAAAATTGGCGGGATCGCCAGAGCTGCCTCTGTTATCGGCATGACAAAGATGACAGAAACAAATGTCCTTACGCTTCATGGCGGCGACGCCTTTATAGGTGATCCGTTCTTTTCACTGTTTTTTGGTGTTCCGGAACTTCAACTAATGGGAGCTTTAGGCTTCGATGCAATGGTTGTTGGTAACCATGAATTTGATCTCGGTCCCGACAACCTGTTTAATATTTTTGCAACTGCTTTTCCACAAGGGGCACCATTTTCAATCATTTCGAGTAATGTCCAATTCCCAAATGAGACCAACACAGGATTGGACAACTATATAAAAGGTTATGCCATAAAGGAATATGGAGGATTAAGAGTCGGAATCTTCGGACTGACTACGCCAAGTGCAAACTACTTCTCTCAACCGGGTTATGTCAAAATTATTGAATCAGACTCAGCTTTGGCAGCTTGTGCGATGACACAAATAACAGCGTTGAAGGAAGCTGGATGCGAACTGATTGTTTGCCTTTCGCATCTTGGTCTTAATATCGACAAACAGTTCTTTGCAATGGTACCTGGTGTTGATATAGTCATCTCGAGCCACGACCATCTTAAACTTGATACACCGGTGGAGATTGTGAATCTTTATACAGGCGGTAAGACCTATGCATTCCAGGCAGATGCATTCCTGAAGTATGTTGGTAAAATAAATGTGGTTGTGAACAATGGCCAGGTTCAACCACCACTTTTCCATCTGATTCCGCTGGATGAGAACATCCCGGAAGAGCCAACAACCAAAGCAATTATCGATACTCTCATTGTTCAACTCGAACAGGTTTACGGACCAATGTTCAGAACCCAGGTGGGTGTCGCTTCCGGATTCTTCAGTGAAATTGATACGAATCTGACCGATACTTCAACCCACCATAATACACCTGTCGGTAATCTCGTAACGACTGCCTTTAAATGGAAAACAGGTGCAGAAATTGCAATCACTGTGGGTGGTTCCACTTCCCAACCGATACAGGCTGGACCCATAGTTCCGGCAGATCTTTTCAGATGCATAGGATATGGCGCCAACCCCGTCAATAATCTTGGGTTCAGGCTTGCAAAAATCAATATCTCAGGCGCAAATCTTTGGTACGCGATGGAGAATGTTGTCAGCATGATAGCAACCGACGATGAGTTTGTACCTCAAACCGCAGGACTGTCGTTCGGAATGAATGTGCAAAATCCTCCGGGATCCAGAATTACATCGATTACGGTTAACGGACAACCAATCGATCCATCTCAGTCATATAACCTGGTCATGAATGAGTTCCTCTTAATGGCTATGCAGAATTTATTCATGATACCTTTTGATGTTGATACACTTTATTCTGAACTTACTGAATTCCAGGCGTTGACCGAATATGTAATATCCCAGGGGGTAATTAATCCCGGGTCAGGTAACACAATGAGTGACGAATCAAACAAGGAAAGTTTTCTGCCAGAGAAAGTTAAGCTTTTGCAAAACTACCCGAATCCTTTCAACCCTTCAACCAGTATTACATATTTGCTCCCCGCGACTTCAAATGTAAACCTGAAAGTTTTTAATTCGCTTGGAGAAGAGGTAATGGAACTGGTAAATGAGTTACAGGGTGCCGGTGAGCACAGGGTAACCTTCGACGCCAAAAACCTTCCAAGTGGAGTCTATATTTACAGGTTGTCTGCTGGTTCTTTTGTCCAATCCAAAAAAATGATTCTCGTGAAGTAA
- a CDS encoding radical SAM protein has product MKSSQIVPDRQYLLEIIRMYSWMLVKRESSSIRNAVRESLSIRVISANYKLRKKLHFSKMILHNGKFYSSLAVPGIPSQAFANSVRNGVFHLLDSGIIQKRQIDTALLAITSNCPLNCSHCYEKANINNYISLTNDDWVKTVRSLQEHGCGVIVLTGGEPLSDFERLLAILRSGDKNLSDFHIHTSGMTVTEEKVVQLKEAGLTAAGVGIDHNDELKNDRLRGKGSWKSALKAIDLFVKHGILTYVNFCAVKEIANESDLMKYAEFVKEKGVALIELLEPRECGGYKGDYSVLLGGGEKAALLNFMKKINLDKNYLDYPVIYYLAHLEGKDGLGCLMGGLSHFYIDSAGNINPCVFMPVTFGNILTEDIEVILSRMRKNIPYPLKAECPAIAISEEIAAEESHPVPFERVANKFKELFP; this is encoded by the coding sequence ATGAAATCATCGCAAATCGTCCCGGACCGGCAATATCTTTTGGAGATCATCAGGATGTATTCCTGGATGCTGGTAAAGCGGGAATCTTCGAGTATCCGGAATGCAGTCAGGGAATCGCTTTCGATAAGAGTGATAAGTGCGAATTACAAACTCAGAAAAAAACTTCACTTTTCAAAAATGATCCTTCATAACGGAAAATTTTATTCCTCACTTGCCGTTCCCGGCATTCCTTCTCAAGCTTTTGCAAATTCGGTGAGAAACGGAGTTTTTCATCTCCTGGACTCCGGCATTATTCAAAAAAGGCAAATTGACACAGCCCTTCTGGCAATCACCTCAAACTGTCCCCTGAACTGCAGTCATTGTTATGAAAAGGCGAACATAAATAACTACATTTCACTCACCAATGATGATTGGGTGAAAACTGTCAGGTCACTTCAGGAACACGGTTGTGGAGTAATCGTGCTTACCGGTGGTGAACCGCTGAGTGATTTTGAGCGATTGCTTGCAATTCTCAGAAGTGGGGACAAAAATCTCTCCGATTTTCACATCCATACTTCAGGGATGACAGTAACTGAAGAAAAAGTTGTTCAGTTAAAGGAAGCGGGACTAACAGCGGCCGGTGTCGGAATCGATCATAATGATGAATTAAAAAATGACAGGCTTCGGGGAAAGGGTTCCTGGAAAAGTGCATTGAAGGCGATTGATCTTTTTGTGAAACATGGCATTCTTACCTATGTAAATTTTTGCGCTGTGAAAGAGATTGCAAACGAGTCCGATTTAATGAAATACGCAGAATTTGTCAAGGAGAAGGGAGTAGCTCTGATTGAACTTTTGGAACCAAGGGAATGTGGTGGTTACAAGGGGGATTATTCCGTACTTTTGGGGGGTGGAGAGAAAGCCGCACTTCTGAATTTCATGAAAAAAATTAATCTCGATAAAAACTATTTAGACTATCCCGTCATATACTATCTTGCCCACCTTGAAGGGAAGGATGGGCTTGGTTGCCTCATGGGAGGTCTGTCACACTTTTATATTGACTCCGCCGGGAATATCAACCCCTGTGTTTTTATGCCCGTGACCTTCGGTAACATACTTACTGAGGATATTGAAGTTATCCTGTCAAGGATGCGAAAAAATATCCCTTACCCGTTAAAAGCCGAATGCCCTGCCATCGCAATTTCAGAAGAGATTGCCGCAGAAGAATCCCATCCTGTTCCATTCGAAAGAGTTGCCAACAAATTCAAGGAACTCTTCCCTTAG
- a CDS encoding vitamin B12-dependent ribonucleotide reductase — translation MKISRLFTKNETDVQNLIEYVPRNSEIRNPDGKMIFSMQNILVPSTWSQVAVDILAQKYFRKAGVPKLLKKVEEAGVPEWLLPSEPDTDNLAKLPQNERFTSESDSRQVFHRLAGNWTYWAWKAGYFNTEEDAKTYYDEMFYMLATQMAAPNSPQWFNTGLNWAYGITGPSQGHYYVDYQTGQLVSSDDAYTHPQPHACFIQSISDDLVNDGGIMDLWVREARLFKYGSGTGTNFSQIRGSEEPLSGGGRSSGLMSFLKIGDRSAGAIKSGGTTRRAAKMVCLDLDHPDIEEFVNWKVIEEQKVASLVTGSKLNNLHLNNIMKACYAEHPENDRFNPKLNIKLQRAVIEAKKALIPNNYIERVIQLAKLGYKSIEFPIYDTDWNSEAYTTVSGQNSNNSIRVTNEFMNSVLEDGPWNLYWRVEKKKAKKENRKPKPSKVLKARELWEDISFAAWNCADPGLQFHTTINEWHTCPEDGEINASNPCSEYMFLDDTACNLASLNLLRFYNPETNKFNIKAYRHAARLWTITLETSVLMAQFPSKEIAQLSYEFRTLGLGYANLGALLMQQGIPYDSEEAVAITGALTAIMHFSAYATSAEMAKGFGPFVKYEKNKDHMLRVMRNHRRAAYNVPVEEYEGLTIKPMGIDPTKCPSDLLEAAREDADRALDLGTKHGFRNAQVTVIAPTGTIGMLMDCDTTGVEPDFALVKFKKLAGGGYFKIINQSVPPALKKLGYNEHQIDEIIKYAVGAGSLTGCPYINAESLKSKGFTDETISIIEKQMPSVFDISFAFNKYTLGVDFLKKLGVTEEEMDSMDFNLLRKLGFSRQEISSANDYICGTMTVEGAPYLKFEHYPVFDTANKCGKKGTRFLKAMAHIKMMAAAQPFISGAISKTINLPYHSTVDDVKDAYMQSWNLCLKANALYRDGSKLSQPLNSLIDDDFQEIYESHEENNIVKVAERIIHRYIAKRRRLPDRRKGYTQKAKINGQSLYIRTGEYDNGQIGEIFIDMHREGATVRSLLNSFAIAISLGLQHGVPLEEFVDAFVFTRFEPSGVVTGNQRIKFSTSVIDYIFRELAVTYLNRYDLAHVSADDLLSSTKVSKANEDFESEELVSESIYELEPRDSPGYSSKLATSETKDTTSKFLNKQSTAIKHQVQRAIEKGYTGDICTECNSMTMVRNGTCLKCMTCGSTSGCS, via the coding sequence ATGAAGATTTCACGACTGTTTACCAAAAATGAGACAGATGTACAAAATTTAATTGAATATGTACCACGCAACTCGGAAATACGCAATCCCGACGGGAAAATGATATTTTCGATGCAGAACATACTGGTGCCTTCAACCTGGTCGCAGGTTGCGGTTGACATTCTCGCACAGAAGTATTTTAGAAAAGCCGGAGTGCCGAAACTGCTTAAGAAAGTTGAGGAGGCCGGGGTTCCTGAATGGTTGTTGCCATCAGAACCTGATACTGATAATCTTGCGAAATTGCCCCAAAATGAAAGATTTACATCTGAGTCAGACAGTCGTCAGGTATTTCACAGACTCGCCGGAAACTGGACTTACTGGGCTTGGAAAGCCGGCTACTTTAATACAGAAGAAGACGCCAAGACCTATTACGACGAGATGTTTTACATGCTCGCTACCCAGATGGCTGCACCCAATTCACCACAGTGGTTCAATACCGGTTTAAACTGGGCTTATGGAATTACAGGTCCCTCACAGGGGCACTATTATGTTGATTATCAGACGGGACAGCTAGTTTCCTCCGATGATGCTTACACCCACCCGCAGCCACATGCATGCTTCATTCAGTCAATCAGTGATGACCTTGTCAACGATGGCGGAATCATGGACTTATGGGTTCGCGAAGCCCGTCTGTTCAAATACGGATCGGGAACCGGAACCAATTTTAGTCAGATTCGCGGATCAGAAGAACCGCTCAGTGGAGGCGGCAGGTCTTCAGGTCTGATGTCATTTCTGAAGATAGGTGACAGGTCGGCAGGAGCGATAAAATCAGGCGGTACCACACGCAGAGCTGCCAAGATGGTGTGTCTCGATCTCGATCACCCTGACATCGAAGAATTTGTAAACTGGAAGGTTATCGAAGAGCAAAAAGTTGCTTCACTGGTAACCGGATCAAAGTTGAACAACCTTCACCTCAACAACATAATGAAAGCCTGCTACGCAGAGCATCCTGAGAATGACAGGTTTAATCCGAAATTAAACATAAAGTTGCAGAGAGCTGTAATAGAGGCAAAGAAGGCTCTTATTCCGAATAATTACATTGAGAGAGTGATACAACTCGCAAAGCTCGGTTACAAATCGATAGAATTCCCTATTTACGATACCGACTGGAATTCCGAGGCTTACACAACCGTTTCCGGACAGAATTCGAACAACTCCATCAGGGTTACCAACGAATTTATGAATTCCGTTCTCGAAGATGGACCATGGAACCTTTACTGGAGAGTTGAAAAGAAGAAAGCCAAAAAGGAAAACAGGAAACCGAAGCCGTCAAAAGTGCTTAAAGCGAGAGAGCTTTGGGAAGACATTTCGTTTGCCGCATGGAACTGTGCCGATCCCGGACTGCAATTCCACACAACAATAAACGAATGGCACACCTGTCCCGAGGATGGAGAGATTAATGCCTCCAATCCCTGCAGTGAGTATATGTTCCTCGACGATACAGCATGTAACCTGGCATCGTTGAATCTTTTGAGATTTTACAATCCTGAAACGAATAAATTTAATATTAAAGCATACAGGCACGCTGCCCGTTTGTGGACAATCACGCTTGAAACAAGTGTCCTGATGGCACAATTTCCGAGCAAGGAAATCGCACAGCTAAGTTACGAGTTTAGAACACTGGGACTCGGCTACGCCAATCTCGGAGCTCTTCTGATGCAGCAGGGCATTCCTTACGACAGTGAAGAAGCTGTAGCCATTACAGGAGCCTTGACGGCAATTATGCACTTCAGCGCCTATGCCACCAGTGCTGAAATGGCAAAGGGATTTGGTCCATTTGTAAAATATGAGAAAAACAAGGATCACATGCTCCGGGTAATGAGAAATCATCGCCGTGCCGCCTACAATGTACCCGTCGAGGAGTATGAAGGATTGACAATAAAGCCGATGGGAATCGACCCCACGAAATGTCCCTCTGACCTGCTTGAAGCTGCGAGAGAGGATGCTGATCGTGCTCTCGACCTCGGCACAAAACACGGATTCAGAAATGCTCAGGTGACAGTAATAGCTCCAACCGGTACAATCGGTATGCTAATGGATTGCGATACCACGGGAGTTGAACCTGATTTTGCGCTGGTGAAATTCAAAAAACTTGCCGGTGGCGGATATTTTAAGATTATAAACCAGTCGGTACCCCCGGCACTCAAGAAACTTGGCTACAACGAGCATCAGATAGATGAGATCATCAAATATGCTGTTGGTGCCGGATCCCTCACAGGATGTCCTTACATCAATGCAGAATCGCTGAAATCGAAAGGATTCACCGATGAGACCATCTCAATCATCGAGAAACAGATGCCCTCGGTTTTCGACATTTCCTTTGCATTCAACAAATACACCCTGGGAGTCGATTTCCTGAAGAAACTTGGTGTGACGGAAGAAGAGATGGATTCGATGGATTTCAATCTTCTGCGGAAACTTGGTTTTTCAAGACAGGAAATCTCATCCGCAAACGATTACATCTGCGGTACAATGACGGTTGAGGGTGCTCCCTATCTGAAATTCGAACACTATCCTGTTTTCGACACTGCAAACAAATGCGGTAAAAAGGGAACGAGATTCCTGAAAGCCATGGCTCACATCAAAATGATGGCTGCGGCTCAACCGTTCATTTCGGGTGCCATTTCAAAAACCATCAATCTGCCTTACCACTCGACGGTTGATGATGTTAAAGATGCCTATATGCAATCGTGGAACCTCTGTTTGAAGGCAAATGCTCTCTACAGAGACGGATCGAAACTTTCGCAGCCGCTAAATTCACTAATTGATGATGACTTCCAGGAAATTTACGAATCCCACGAAGAAAACAACATTGTAAAGGTAGCTGAAAGAATCATTCACCGTTACATCGCAAAAAGAAGAAGACTTCCCGATCGCAGAAAAGGATACACCCAAAAAGCAAAGATTAACGGGCAATCGCTCTATATCAGAACGGGTGAATATGACAATGGACAGATTGGTGAGATTTTCATAGATATGCACCGTGAGGGAGCCACTGTAAGAAGCCTTCTGAACAGTTTTGCCATAGCTATTTCACTCGGTTTGCAACATGGTGTGCCTCTCGAAGAGTTTGTGGATGCTTTTGTTTTCACAAGATTCGAACCATCGGGTGTGGTCACCGGAAACCAGAGAATCAAGTTCTCAACCTCCGTGATCGATTACATCTTCCGTGAACTGGCAGTCACTTATCTGAACAGATATGATCTTGCACATGTCAGTGCGGATGACCTCCTTTCATCCACGAAAGTAAGCAAGGCCAACGAGGATTTTGAGAGCGAGGAACTTGTCAGCGAGAGCATTTATGAACTCGAACCAAGGGATTCTCCCGGCTACAGTTCAAAACTTGCAACTTCAGAAACGAAGGACACTACTTCAAAATTTCTGAACAAACAGTCGACAGCGATTAAGCATCAGGTTCAGAGAGCCATAGAAAAAGGCTACACCGGTGACATTTGCACCGAATGTAACAGCATGACAATGGTAAGAAACGGTACCTGTCTGAAGTGCATGACCTGTGGTTCAACAAGCGGATGCAGTTAA
- a CDS encoding response regulator transcription factor, with protein sequence MKKILLIEDDPAISLSLTDILESEHYEISTARDGNEGLKTAIDGYFDLVLLDQMLPTMNGIDVCRELRAKNSDAPIIMLTSKNDEVTKVLAFEIGADDYITKPFSINELLARIKAVLRRTGNKIPQIQSNQSGDLILNDKEMTLSKNGEVFPLSPIEYKLIKFFFEHPNEIFSRNKLLDEVWGYDSFPTTRTIDNFILSLRKKFEDDPSNPKHFVTIHSAGYKFVP encoded by the coding sequence ATGAAAAAAATACTCTTGATTGAAGATGACCCGGCAATCAGCCTTAGCCTGACCGATATACTCGAATCTGAACATTATGAAATTTCCACCGCGAGGGACGGGAATGAAGGGTTAAAAACGGCTATCGATGGATATTTTGATTTGGTACTGCTCGATCAGATGCTCCCGACGATGAACGGTATTGATGTTTGCAGAGAACTCCGCGCAAAAAATTCTGATGCCCCCATTATAATGCTCACCAGTAAAAATGACGAGGTTACCAAAGTACTGGCATTCGAGATTGGAGCCGACGACTACATAACGAAACCTTTTAGCATCAATGAACTTCTCGCAAGAATTAAAGCAGTTTTAAGAAGGACTGGAAACAAAATACCTCAGATTCAATCCAATCAATCAGGCGACTTGATATTGAACGACAAAGAGATGACATTGAGCAAAAACGGTGAGGTTTTCCCTCTCTCTCCCATAGAGTATAAACTTATAAAATTCTTTTTCGAACATCCTAATGAGATTTTCTCCCGAAACAAACTGCTGGATGAAGTGTGGGGATACGACAGTTTCCCGACCACTCGTACAATAGACAATTTTATACTTTCCCTTAGGAAAAAGTTCGAGGATGACCCCTCAAACCCAAAACACTTTGTTACAATCCATTCTGCCGGCTATAAATTTGTCCCGTAA
- a CDS encoding GIY-YIG nuclease family protein: protein MNFETLYHLDADQVAFTVLDVETTGLDPRQEKIIEFAGYRVEKGEIVDSFSTFLNPQRRLDPYITMFTGIRDEDLAGAPLFENIASKLMEFLSESVIVGHNIQFDVKFLEAEFLNAGYEKFNPVTFCTLRAARRLFPQLKSKKLESVRDHLNIPPGVTHRAYSDAMATAGIFIEVKKKLERQFQLITLKDVLGFQYIPPRDIARKFPQTLSETEFDIPAIPDLPGNYWFVDGSGTVIYIGKSKSLRKRLSSHLMDNAAGKSKLILGSATILRYETTSTEVMALVKEAQLIKKTKPKHNIQLTNYGNKYFIRVSLRHPYPKLELVNKFELDGNDYFGLFGTRKKAEEVMEIAEKSFRLRTCDQKEFSKSRACFMATIDRCVVPCEKDNYSEYREELRKFYDFMSGRKSDLLAELIQRMSAYSAELKFEQAAEVKKTVDLLLQQVHKSSLLREPVNKANVWISVSGDGGVMDHFLLLQGKVYIRNFSSGGYDNFENALDDWFEGNERLDLQPTDEDYERMRIILNWAAQNRDRVKIYYLSEYQTKIQLFKKMSTVALSQPDYREISGEIDITRLNLNI from the coding sequence TTGAACTTCGAAACCCTTTATCATCTTGATGCCGACCAGGTAGCATTCACTGTTTTGGATGTGGAGACCACGGGACTTGACCCCCGGCAGGAGAAGATTATCGAATTTGCCGGATACAGGGTTGAGAAGGGGGAGATTGTCGACAGTTTTTCGACTTTTCTCAATCCGCAGAGGAGGCTTGACCCTTATATAACGATGTTCACCGGCATCAGGGATGAGGATCTTGCGGGTGCTCCGTTGTTTGAAAATATTGCATCAAAGTTGATGGAGTTTTTGTCGGAGTCTGTGATAGTGGGGCATAATATTCAGTTTGATGTGAAGTTTTTAGAAGCAGAGTTTCTGAATGCCGGGTATGAGAAATTTAATCCTGTAACATTTTGTACTTTGAGGGCAGCAAGGAGGCTGTTTCCTCAATTAAAATCGAAGAAGCTGGAATCGGTGAGGGATCATCTTAATATTCCGCCGGGTGTGACTCACAGGGCGTATTCTGATGCAATGGCAACGGCGGGCATCTTTATTGAGGTAAAGAAAAAACTTGAGCGACAATTCCAACTGATTACTTTGAAAGATGTGCTGGGATTTCAGTACATCCCGCCAAGAGATATTGCCCGAAAATTTCCGCAGACACTTTCCGAAACAGAATTTGACATTCCTGCAATTCCCGACCTCCCCGGAAACTACTGGTTTGTAGATGGCTCCGGGACAGTGATCTACATCGGCAAGTCAAAATCACTTCGGAAACGGCTTTCCTCCCACCTTATGGACAATGCCGCCGGGAAGAGCAAACTCATTTTGGGAAGTGCAACCATCTTGAGGTATGAGACCACTTCAACCGAAGTGATGGCATTGGTGAAGGAAGCCCAACTCATCAAAAAAACAAAGCCAAAGCACAACATTCAGCTCACAAACTATGGAAATAAATATTTCATCCGGGTTTCTTTACGGCACCCCTATCCCAAACTTGAGTTGGTAAACAAGTTTGAACTTGACGGAAATGATTACTTCGGTTTGTTTGGGACGAGGAAAAAAGCCGAGGAAGTGATGGAAATTGCCGAGAAATCTTTCAGGTTGCGTACATGTGACCAGAAGGAGTTTTCCAAATCAAGAGCCTGTTTTATGGCGACAATCGACCGGTGTGTTGTTCCCTGCGAGAAAGATAATTACAGTGAATACAGGGAAGAACTCAGGAAGTTTTATGATTTTATGTCGGGCAGGAAAAGTGATCTGCTCGCAGAATTGATACAAAGGATGTCCGCATATTCAGCCGAACTGAAGTTTGAGCAGGCAGCGGAAGTGAAGAAAACCGTTGATTTGCTCCTGCAGCAGGTACATAAATCATCACTGTTGAGGGAGCCGGTTAACAAAGCGAATGTCTGGATATCAGTTTCGGGAGACGGGGGAGTAATGGATCATTTCCTTCTGCTTCAGGGGAAAGTTTATATCAGAAATTTTTCATCAGGGGGTTACGATAATTTCGAAAATGCTCTTGATGACTGGTTTGAAGGAAACGAAAGACTTGATTTGCAGCCAACCGATGAGGATTACGAAAGGATGCGAATTATTCTGAACTGGGCAGCTCAAAACCGTGACCGGGTAAAGATTTACTATCTCTCCGAGTATCAGACAAAAATTCAGCTTTTCAAAAAAATGTCAACTGTCGCGTTGAGCCAACCGGATTACCGCGAAATATCGGGAGAGATTGACATTACGAGGTTGAATCTCAATATATGA
- a CDS encoding response regulator transcription factor, with protein sequence MKLKALVVDDESLARSLVKKYCIDSGIVEVAGEARNGMEALTLINELQPDVVFLDIQMPGISGLGLLELLENPPFIIFVTAYDEFAVKAFEKNAVDYLLKPVEYERFIDAVNKLISRIAVKNINSEYAASLESLRKETAPFISTISVKDKGDFVIIKVEDILFFEAMDDYVSIHTKNKKFLKKGTLRNLEEKLDGKVFSRIHRSFILNLDFLDKVLNDGNENYRVILKNGGELPVSRTGFKNLKTIIS encoded by the coding sequence ATGAAATTAAAAGCTCTCGTTGTCGATGATGAATCTCTCGCAAGGTCGCTTGTAAAAAAATATTGCATCGACTCGGGGATTGTGGAAGTTGCCGGCGAAGCACGCAACGGCATGGAGGCTCTGACTCTCATCAATGAATTGCAGCCGGATGTCGTTTTTCTCGATATCCAAATGCCCGGTATTTCAGGACTCGGTCTGCTTGAACTCCTCGAGAATCCCCCGTTTATTATCTTTGTCACTGCATACGATGAATTTGCCGTAAAAGCATTCGAGAAAAATGCCGTCGATTACCTCCTGAAACCGGTTGAGTACGAGAGGTTTATTGATGCTGTCAACAAATTAATTTCACGAATAGCCGTTAAAAACATAAATTCCGAATACGCCGCCTCACTTGAAAGTCTCAGAAAGGAAACAGCGCCATTCATCTCCACTATCTCGGTAAAAGACAAAGGCGATTTCGTAATCATTAAAGTTGAGGATATTCTCTTTTTCGAGGCGATGGATGATTATGTCTCAATTCATACCAAAAATAAGAAATTTCTGAAAAAAGGGACACTGAGAAATCTGGAGGAAAAACTGGATGGAAAGGTTTTTTCACGAATTCACAGATCCTTTATTCTTAATCTGGACTTTCTCGATAAAGTTTTGAATGATGGAAATGAGAACTACAGGGTAATTTTAAAGAATGGTGGCGAGCTGCCTGTCAGCCGTACCGGTTTTAAAAATTTAAAAACAATTATTTCCTGA
- a CDS encoding histidine kinase: MTKKALNIIILLITLAAVSTLYLHYTTGITVLQAITDSVISTMLLTGFSGGLLQLCRFVKFELDGLIKFIVIHLIAGIIVSVFWVITSKLIIFNLLISDTFYQSFFQKNFITRFFIGLILYFTFTAFIYLIQAYFKNIENIKNQEALKTKLLESELNMMKLQINPHFIFNSLNSISALTHIDPKLSVVMTEKLAGFIRLALASHDRELIPLHEEIENIKRYLDIEQVRFDEKMIVKISVSKDSEMVPVPSYILVPVLENAIKHGVQPSTVPVEIDITSEIMNEMLKIEIRNGLETVQDVKKTGLGVGLQNVRDRIRLHFPENGSFSVSKKENSYTATILIPVENK, encoded by the coding sequence TTGACCAAAAAAGCCCTGAACATCATAATACTGCTGATCACGCTCGCTGCAGTCTCCACCCTTTACCTCCACTATACGACCGGAATTACTGTACTTCAGGCAATTACCGATTCAGTAATTTCGACAATGCTCCTGACCGGTTTTTCAGGCGGGTTGCTGCAACTCTGCCGTTTCGTGAAATTTGAACTTGACGGGCTTATAAAATTTATCGTGATCCACCTGATTGCAGGTATCATCGTCTCCGTTTTCTGGGTGATTACTTCCAAACTGATTATTTTCAATCTTCTGATAAGCGACACTTTTTATCAGTCCTTTTTCCAAAAGAATTTTATCACCCGCTTCTTCATCGGACTGATTCTTTACTTTACTTTTACAGCATTCATCTATCTGATTCAGGCATACTTCAAGAATATCGAGAACATAAAAAATCAGGAGGCTCTGAAAACAAAACTTCTCGAGTCGGAATTGAACATGATGAAGCTCCAGATCAACCCCCACTTTATTTTCAACAGCCTTAACTCAATCTCGGCTCTGACGCACATCGATCCCAAACTTTCGGTGGTCATGACGGAAAAACTTGCAGGGTTTATCAGACTCGCTCTCGCATCACACGACAGGGAGCTAATACCCCTTCATGAGGAAATCGAAAATATAAAGCGCTATCTCGATATCGAACAGGTCAGATTTGATGAGAAAATGATCGTTAAGATATCAGTTTCTAAAGATTCTGAAATGGTGCCCGTCCCATCTTATATTCTCGTACCGGTTCTTGAGAATGCCATTAAACACGGTGTTCAACCGTCAACCGTACCCGTGGAGATAGATATCACCTCTGAAATCATGAATGAAATGTTGAAAATTGAGATACGAAACGGACTTGAGACTGTGCAGGATGTAAAAAAAACCGGATTGGGTGTGGGGTTGCAAAATGTGCGGGACAGAATCAGGCTCCACTTTCCCGAGAATGGCTCTTTCTCAGTCTCGAAAAAAGAAAATTCATACACTGCAACAATCCTGATCCCCGTGGAGAATAAATGA